In Leptotrichia shahii, the DNA window AGCTTCATTTCTTGCAAAAACTTACGGTATTTCAAGGGCTACCGTGTATAATCTTGTCAATTCTTTTCAAATGCCGAAACTTGATATTGAAAGATTTGAAAGAGATGACAGTTCGCCAGTATATATGGAGATTGATGAAGATCATATGAAGTGTAGAAGAAGTAAGAATACATATATGAGGATGGTTGTAATACATCGTGGAATTGAGGAAATCTGCACAGACAGGAACAAACTCATTGATAAGCACACAATAATGTTTCCTACATCCGTATCGCTTGAGGAAGTGTCGGAGTATGTACTTAACTATCTTGAAAAAAGATACAATATGGACAAAAAGAAACTAATTGTGAACTCTGATGGAGGAATATGGATAGACAGCTTTGTAAGAGAGTTTGGAATTTACAAGCCAATACACATATATGACAAGTTCCATTTAGTAAAAGCCATAGCTGAAATTTCTAAAAGAGACAAGGAAATATCAAAAAATCTTTACAAATGGCTAAAGGGAGACGGTTTTAAAGAACTTGAAAATTTTTATGAGAATTTCAAGGAAAAGGAGAATGTGAGCCAGAAAAGAAAGGAACAGATGAAGATGCTGCTTAACCAGTATGAGAAGATAAGAAGGATATACACTGAAGAGGATTACATAGGCTCAAGGACGGAAGCCCTAGTATCCCACGAATGCTCAAGATTTCTATCAAGTAGGCCAAAAGCATTTTCAAGAAGAAAGATAAAGGCAAGAGCGTTATACCGCACTTTCTTTGCAAACTATGGAAAAGATAGGGAAAAGGCGTATGAACTGTACTTTAGCGGCAAAAGAACGAGTTCACTAGAAAAGGTAATAGAGATGGAATGCTTGCCAGAAATTGTTAATGAAACAGGAAAAAGCACAAATATGCCATATTTGAGAGGAGGAGAATGTCCGATTAGGGAAGTTTTGAAAGAAATATCACAAAGTAAAATATTTTAAAAAAAGCAGTCAAAAAAGATTTGTTGTGGTATTTAATGACCGCCCCTATATTTTTTACTCTGTCGTGAAAATGAGAGTCCAGTTTTTGGAGGTGGATGGGCAGTTTAAGAAATTTTACTTCAACTCATTTTAAAATATCAAAAGAAAATTTAATTGAATAAAAAATAAAATATTTGAGCTTATGTACAGATTATTGGGAGTTTTCTTCTAAAAAGTTTGCACAAGCTCTTTTTTTGATTAAAAAAATATATTAGAAAAATCAGGATAAAATTTCTTAAAATTATAAAATAAAATTGATGATGATAAAAATTAAAGTTCATATTGCGTCATATTAAGCCCATAGCGTTCGTTAAATTGCTTTTTGGTATAAATCCTTGTCTGATGCAAAATTTTTTTGTTATGGGGCTAATATAGGCTTATTTTAGTTCTATATTGTAAATTAGATTTTTAACTGTAAAATATTTTTATATTTTTTATGATGACAGATGAATTTGAAGTAAAAATTATTGACAAAAATTTAAAAAGTAGTATAATGGTATTACCAAAAAAAATAAAATATAAGGAGTGAGCGTTATGGCTTCTATAAGTTTAAAGGTGTCTGATATGGAAAAAAAATTTTTGCAAAGTATGGCACAATTTGAAGGAGTTACATTGTCAGAGTTAATAAAATCAAAAGTGTTTGACTCACTAGAAGATGAATATGATGCCAAAATAGCAGATTTAAGATTATCAGAATATGAAAGCTATTTGAAAAATGGAGGAGAAGTTTTAAAATGGGAAGAACTGTAAAATATAAAATAATCCCAACTCCACATTTCGTAAAAAACTTTAGCAAACTAGATGAATTTGTAAAAAAAAGAATAAAAATTTATTTAGAAAATATTGCAGAAGATCCACGCAGTAAAGGAAAAATGTTGAAAGCAAATAGAAAAGGACAATGGAGATACAGAATAGGAGATTACAGAGTTATTGTAAATATTCAAGATGAAAATTTAGTAGTATTAGCGTTAGAAGTAGGGCATAGAAAAAATATTTATAATAGTTGAGAGAGTGTACAGAATTTTGTGTAAACTCAAAATATAATATATGGTAAAACAACTATATAATATTTTGAGGTTTTTGTTATGGCTAAAAAAAATCTGTCTGTTAAAATATAGTTATAGAAATATTTAGTAATCTAAACAGAAAAAGTGAAAGTTGCTTATAAATAGAGGTTTAAAGCAAGGTGTGAAAATAGAGATATTGAAGAACAAATCAAATCCTTAACTTAAAAATTTTTGATATTTTTTAAAGAAAGTATTGTTCCGATAATTAATATATTATATTCCGATAGCGTTGATATTATTCCGATAAAATAGTATACTATGAAAGATTGGAGGGATAATTTATGTACATTACAGTTAAACAGGCTGCTGAAAAATGGGGTATATCTGATAGAAGAGTAAGAATTTTATGCTTTGAAGGGAAAATACCTGGTGCATATCGAGAAGGAAGAGCTTGGAAAATACCGTATGATACAACGAAGCCAACTGATAAAAGATATAAAACTACAAAATCGCTTATTCTTGTATTAGAGAAAAAATTAATTGATCTTAAAGCAAGAAGACCTTTAACAGAAGGCGAATTGGAAAGACTAAATGAAGAATTCCTTACAGAATATACCTATAATTCAAATGCAATCGAGGGGAATACTTTAACTTTGCGTGAAACGGACATGGTTCTTAGAGGGCTTACCATTGACAAAAAATCATTAAAGGAGCATTTGGAAGTAATTGGACACAAAGAAGCATTTGAATATGTAAGAAAACTTGTTAGTGAAAATGTTGAAATATCTGAAAAAGTAATTAAGGATATTCATTATTTGGTATTGGCTGATAAGAAAGAAGATAGAGGAATATATAGGAGAGTTCCTGTTAGAATCATGGGTGCAGCTCATGAACCTGTACAACCATATCTAATTATTCCAAAAATGGAAGAATTATTAGAACAATATAAAAATAGCAAGGAAGATATTGTGACTAAGCTTGCCCGTTTCCATATAGAATTTGAAGGTATTCATCCTTTTATTGATGGAAATGGAAGAACTGGAAGGTTATTAATAAATTTGGAACTTATGAAAGAAGGATATCCACCGATAGACATCAAGTTTACTGATCGATTGAAATATTATGAAGCTTTTGATGAATATCATACAAAGCACAATGTATCAGCGATGTCAGATTTGTTTTCTAGATATTTAAATCAGAGACTAGATTTATATTTGTCTATTTTAGATAAATAAAAATAATCCGAATGTTGAAATTAAGTCACAGCAATCTTATATTAATCAAAATTATACAGATTATGGAGCTAAAGGTTCTGTTAGAACAGATAATATGAAATTAGAAAATAACGTTACTACTGAAAGTTTTGAAATGAAAAATTATAAATTACAAAATTACGACAGAATGACAGATGTTATAGTTAAACAGATGCAACAAAGAAAACAAAATTTACCACCAACTGTTACAAGACAAAATATTGTAATTGATGCTAGAGGACACAGTTTTATTTTTCTTATCTATTGTATATTCTGTAAACAGTACGAACCTAACAATTTCATCTTCAGTTTCCCAACCGTAAACACATTTTATCAATTTATTATACATTGATTTTAATTCTTTATGAAATGTTTCGATGCTATTTGAAGTTTCATACTAAATTAAATTTTTTAAATAATCAAAAGAAAATGTAACTTCTTCTTCCTTATCCCTCATTCTACTAATTATTGCAATAAATAAATCAAGTTCCTTTGACTTAAAATTTCTTAATGCCACTTTATTCAGTTCATTCCTATATTTTACAATTTCATTCAATTAAAAACACCTCCTAATGTATTTAATTATACCACAATTTTAAATACTGTGATTTTTGGGTAAAAAGTTGTTTTAAAAAACTAAATTATAGTAAAACTTATTTAAAACCAAACTCAAAAGCTATGACTATTTTACTCAAACCATGAATTTATATAATTTTAGCAGTTTAAATTAAAATAGATTTGAGTATATATAAATAAAAAAGAATTTTATATTCTAAAAAAAATAACCGCTGTCTTTTACAACAACGATTATTTGGAAATTTTAACGACTTTTAGAAATTTTTCTTCTGTTTTTGCTATTACCACTTATTTTTTATTTATCTCCATAATGAGAACCACATTGAACAATTTTTATAATTCCATCTTCAATTTTATAAACAATTCTGTTTCCAGCGTCTATTCTTCTGCTCCAATATCCACTAAAATCATATTTCAGAGCTTCTGGTTTGCAAATTCCTGTATAGCCGTTTCTGTCAATATCTTTTATAAGTTCCAATATTCTTTTAAAAACTTTTTTATCATTTTTTGCCCAATATTGAAATTCTTCCCATGCTTCATCAGTCCACGACTTAATCATAATCAACCTCATGAACAGTTCCACCTGTTTTTTCCATTTGCTCAATAGATTTCTTTAATCTTTCAATGTTTTTTGGACTATAAAAAGGGTCTGAATCTAATTCAAACGGCATTCTTCTTTCACGAGTGAATTTTTTTGCAAAAATATTAAATGCTGTTCCTATTGAAATTCCTATGTCCTCACAAATTTTTTCCATTTCTTTCTTTGTATCTTTATCTATTCTAAAATTAACAACAACTTTTTCCATATAACATCAATTCCTTTCATTTGATATAATAATTATATCATTTGAAATTATTTTGTCAATATTTTTAATAATATTTTTTTAAATTAATAAAAAGGACTAAAACAATAAATTAAATAAAGTATTTTTTTGAGAAAAACTATAGTGTTTTAATTCTTATTTAACTAAACAAATTTTATTTAAATTTAAAAAATTAAGAATTTTATTCCCTTTTATTTATACCCTTTTTATATATATCTTTTAATTATACATATACTTTTAGAGCATTTTTTGAAAAAAATTGATATGCTTCTAACTATGATAAACATTGGGATTGCCTATTATTGAAAAAATTGTTTTTTGTGATTAAAAAGGTCATTTTGGGAAAATAAAAGGGGCAAAAAGGGAGAATAAAAAGGACATTTTGGGAATTTAAAAGGTCAAAAAGGGAAATTAAAAAGGACGTTTTGGGAAATAAGAAGGTCAAAATTATTGAAATGTACGTTTTAATATGGTAAAATAACTATAGAAAATAAATAAAAATGGGAGGACAATTATGGCAAATGAAATTGTTAAGTTTAACAATCAGTTTAATAATGTTGCTTTGAAAGGGTTTACAAGTCAGGAACTGAATTTATTAATTACCATTGCTTCCAAATTAAAGGAAAAAGAGGGGGAAAAAGTTACTTTTGATTTCTTTGACTTGAAAAAATATATCAAGCTGAATAAAAATGAAACAACAAAAGAGTTTATAAAAAATGTAATGAACGTCAACAAGAAATTATTAAAAATAAATTTTACATTCTACAATCAGAATAAAATAATCCAGTTTGCCTTATTCAAGTCTTTTGTAATTGATACGGATCTTCAGACTTTGGAAGTTTCCGTTAATGATGAATTTCTATTTTTGTTAAATGAATTGACTTCAAACTTTACACGCTTTGAACTGGAGGAATTTGTAAAATTCAAGTCTACTTATACAAAAGAATTTTATCGTAGAATGAAGCAATTCAGGCATACTGGAGTCTGGAAAATTTCCATAGATGATTTTAATAGACTATTAGGAATTTCTGAAAGCTATAAAATATCAGATATTGATAAAAGGGTTTTTCAGCCTATTTTAAGTGAACTTGGAGAAAAATACAACTTGAAAATAATAAAAAAATATTCAAAAAAAACAGGGCGTGGGAGAAGCAGTGTCAGTGGATTTGAATTTCATTTTAAAAAAGAAAATAGGAGAGTTGTTGAACAGGAAAACCTTGAAGAGATTAAACAGGCAGGATTTGACATAGAAAAAGTTAGGGAGCATAAAATAAAAGAAAAAATACAGAAGGAAGAAAAAAATAGGATAAATAAAGTATCCGATTTTTATTTGTACAGAAAAGTTAAAATGTACGACAGTTTTTATGAGCAGTACAATTATCTTGAAATTCTGGCATTCAATCAAAAAAATGATAAATTAAACGTAAAAATCAGAAATGTAGATGATGGCTATGTTCAGGACTTTACTTTTGACAGTTTCAAAAATTTTGAAAACTGGTTTAGGAAATATGCTATCTAACCTATTCAAAAATATCATTTAAAAAGCCCATATAATATCCATACAGCTCAAAAAATCAATTTTTGGTATAAAACTATGCCTTAAATGAAAATTTTGGCTTGTAGGGAGTATATGGGTGAATTTGGTATAATTAAAGTTTTTTGTATTAATTATTTAGAATGTATGAAAATGAGAGAAAAAATAATCGCTGTCTTTTACAACAACGATTATTTGAAAATATAGCTTTGTTTTTTTATAATTTCTATTTTTCCTTCTTCTAATAATTCTAAAATTAACATTTTAAATTCATCTGTGTACCTTTTACTTCTCTTGTTCATAATCAAATTTCTCTCCTTAACTATATTTTAACAAATAGGAAACTAGTTTTCAAATTATTTGTCTAACATTTTGGGTACACTCCACTCTTCTCCTTACACAGATAGTCTTTCTTTAATATAAGAAATCAATCCTGGTGGTGTATCTGCATACGCAGACAACTCACAAATTATGTCTGATAAATTCAAATGTATTTTCCTCTTTTTTGAAAATAATTTTCTATTATTCTTTTTACCCGCGTCTTGAAATATATTTCTAAATATAGGTGTTAGAGCTTGAATGAAATATTTTCCTCTTATTTCATTTACTGGGTTTGTTTTTAATACTTCTATCGCATTGTTCATTTCCCATTCAGTAGTCTCAATTGAATCTTTGACCAATCTCTCAAAATCACATATTTGATTTAGGTTTTTAACCACACTATATTCTTTTAAAGGTGTCATTTGTGGAAACTTTCCACAATCTTTAGACTTTTTTATTTGCAAAGAGTACCATGCATTAGCATAAATAATTTCTTCAATGATTTCATTTCTTTTATTTACTATATGATCAAAAACAATTTTAAAATCTAAACTATCCTCTTCACTTTCTTCAGAAAATCCAACAACTCCTATCAACATCCTCTTTATAGCAGAATCTGTAAAATAGTAATTCTCTATTGAGTATGAGGATGTAATGTATATACTATCAGGGATATCTTCATTATCATCATAATCACGATCTATAAAATATAAGTTCTTCTTATCATCTTGAATTGCAGTTTGGTTAGCAATCATTTCTTGAATGGTTAACACATTCATTTTACAATTACAATGAAAAACGCCATATTCCTTATCTCCAATATGTGATGATACCCTGCTAACATAATACTTAAAATCATCCTTCCCTTCAAAAAATAAAAATATATCTTTTTTACTTTTTGAAGAAATATAACTTTGAAAAATAGACTCTATACAGTCAGATTCGTTCTCCATAACATCCAACAAACCCACAGAACTACACCTCCTTATATTTATCAAGTTCAATAACAAATTTTCTGTATTCATTCTTGAATATAAATGGAGAATGTGTTGTCGCAATCATTAATCCGATTTTTTCAGAATTAAAAATATCTTTCAAAAATTCTTTCTGCCATTCTACGGATAAAGATATTTCAGGTTCATCAATTATAAATATGCACGGTGTTACTATATCCAAATAAACTTTTGAAAAAATAGAAATTACTTGTTTTTCGCCTGATGATAAATCTTCAAAATCAATTTTTTCATCATTACAATCATAAATATTCATAGTCAAAAGTGTTTCATCATATATTATTTTTTTACCAGATAGATATTTTGTACACACATCTGAAAATTTTCTGAGCTTTGAGTCTAATGGCTTTTGTGCATCATATATTTTAACTAATTTTTGTAAATAATACGATAAAAATTCTATATTAGGTATTGTTTTTCCTCTACTAGACTTATCTAAAAAGCTTTTTAGACTATCAATATTATCTATTCTTTCTTCACCAATTCTTTTTATTATTACATCTACTTTATGCAGGTCAATTGGATTATATTTACCGAGATAGTAACTTACATTTTTCTTCAGTAGCTCGCTAATGATATTTGCATTCATTTCTATATATGCTGTATTTGCATCTTTTCTCATTTTATTCAGCACATTACTTATTCTATTTTTAACATCATTCATTCCAAATCCCATGTATTTTGGAGACAACTCATATCTATTGTACTCATCTCTACGATTTAGAAAAACTTTATCCAAACCAACTTCTACTCTTCTATATGTTGGATAAAAAAGTATATCTTCCTTTAATGCTTCTTTAATTTTGTATAATGTCCTAGAAAGATCTTTATATTGCAGTTCTTTTAGTTCATGCAATATATACATAATTTTTTTATCTTTAATTAAGTCAATATCATTATTAAAAAACCTATAAGATAACTCTTCAATAAACTCTAAATCAATATATTTTTTACGTGCAAAATCATTTCGTAGTTTTATGGAATAGCTTCTTGGCACAGACATTGATAATTCTTCAAGCAATGCTTCTATTCTTTTAGAATATCTATTATCGTTACTATTAACTTGGAAATATTGTTCTCTATCTATTTGATATGACTTTCCAGAAATATTAACAATAACTTTTTTGAAATTAATATCCATTAGTATATTTTGATCACCTGTCAAAATAGCAACAATTATATTCAATATAGTTGTTTTCCCAATACCATTTTCAGATACCCAAATAGAAATATCATCTCTAAAATTTATTAAGTAATTATATTTTCCAAACAATCCCTTTATTTCTATACTTTTAAGAGATGTTAAATTGTTATGATTATTTACTTTTTTATTTCGATTAATCTTATCTAAAATCGCCATGATATTTTCATTATTTAAATCAATTTTATCCAAATCACTTATTACATCAATATCGTTTGATAATAAATAATCCAATAGTTGCTCATTTGTAAGGGCATATTCTTTGGCTATTTCATCTATACTCCCATATCGTCTCACTTATTTTTCCTCCTTAATATCATTTATTTCTACTATTTCATCCATGTCATAATCTGAAGCATTGCAAATTCTAAGCAAAACATCCGTAGTTACATTTTGCCCGTTCTTCATTTTGTAAAATGTACTTTTACTCACTTTTGCCTTTTCCATCAATTCATTATTTGTCATATCTAAATCAATGAGTTTTTTAATTTGTAAATATTTTTTTTTCTGTCCTGTATATTTATTTTATTTTTCCATCTTTGTATGTTTTTCTCTTTTTATCTTTATAAGTTGCTTTTCTATCTGAAATTTCTATAATTAATATTAATAAAATATCATTTTTTATTTCAACTACGATTCTATAGGAGCCTGCTCTATATCTCCATAATCCTTTTAAATTTCCTGTTAGTGCTTTTCCTCTTTGCTTTGGATTCTGTGTACCTATTAAATTTTCTGAAATCCATTTTTTTAGAAGTTTAGCAATTGCTTTATTTGATTTATTTAATTTTTTTAGATCTTTTTCTGCAGATTCAGTAAACTTTACTTCATAAAATTTTTTTTCCATTATAATCCTAGCCTTTTGAATACGTCTTCAGCATCAGAAGTTTTTTCAGATTTTGATTTTTCCCATCTTTTTAATATTCTTTTTTCATCTTCCTCAGTTATTTCATCATATATTTTGTCTAAAATTAAGTTACGAACAAAGGATGACATGTTAAGATTATTTATATTTGAATATTCTTTTAAAAATTCTAAATCTTCTTTTTCCATTCTCAATGATAATGTAGGCATTTTTTATCCCTCCAAGTGTAATATTTGTATTACAATTGTACCAAGTATTATTCTATTTGTCAAGATATAAAAGTTTCCTTTTAAACCATTTATATCACCATCTTTTTGTTCTTATATTATGTAATTTATAAGAACAAAAGTCAATAAATGATAAAAAAAATTATAATAAGTAAATACTCGAAAATAACAATACTTGTATATCTATCAAAAAAAGTTCTTATCTATATCATAATATCAAAAAGTATACTTTTTTAAACTTAATGAAAAATATGATTTTAGAACAAAATTTCATAGAAAAATAGCTAAAAAAAGTTTCAAAAGCACACTCGACTTTTTGAAATTGATGTGTTAAAATAAATAAAAAGGAGAAAATTTTTTATGCGATACGGATATGCAAGAGTCAGTACAAGAGAACAAGACGAAGCAAGGCAGATTAAAGCATTGAAAAATAAAGGAGTTCAAGAGATTATTATTGAAAAAGCGTCAGGAAAAAATTTTATCGATAGACAAGAATGGCAAAAATTAATGGCAAAAGTGGTTGTCGATGATGTTATAGTTGTTAAAAGTTTAGATAGACTTGGACGGAATAATGCGGAAATCAAGGAAACTTTTGAACTTTTATCAAAGAAGCAAGTTTATTTGGAATTTATAGACAATGACATTTTAAATACTAGAAAACCTATTACAGAAACTGATAAATTAAACCAAAAACTCGTACAGCCAATCATTCTTCATCTGTTAGGATATTTTGCGGAACGTGAAAGGGAATTGATTAAAGAACGTCAAACTGAAGCCTATGCACAATTGGAAG includes these proteins:
- a CDS encoding DUF6290 family protein, with the translated sequence MPTLSLRMEKEDLEFLKEYSNINNLNMSSFVRNLILDKIYDEITEEDEKRILKRWEKSKSEKTSDAEDVFKRLGL
- a CDS encoding DUF4435 domain-containing protein codes for the protein MGLLDVMENESDCIESIFQSYISSKSKKDIFLFFEGKDDFKYYVSRVSSHIGDKEYGVFHCNCKMNVLTIQEMIANQTAIQDDKKNLYFIDRDYDDNEDIPDSIYITSSYSIENYYFTDSAIKRMLIGVVGFSEESEEDSLDFKIVFDHIVNKRNEIIEEIIYANAWYSLQIKKSKDCGKFPQMTPLKEYSVVKNLNQICDFERLVKDSIETTEWEMNNAIEVLKTNPVNEIRGKYFIQALTPIFRNIFQDAGKKNNRKLFSKKRKIHLNLSDIICELSAYADTPPGLISYIKERLSV
- the relB gene encoding type II toxin-antitoxin system RelB family antitoxin, which gives rise to MASISLKVSDMEKKFLQSMAQFEGVTLSELIKSKVFDSLEDEYDAKIADLRLSEYESYLKNGGEVLKWEEL
- a CDS encoding type II toxin-antitoxin system RelB/DinJ family antitoxin, encoding MEKVVVNFRIDKDTKKEMEKICEDIGISIGTAFNIFAKKFTRERRMPFELDSDPFYSPKNIERLKKSIEQMEKTGGTVHEVDYD
- a CDS encoding helix-turn-helix domain-containing protein; this encodes MTNNELMEKAKVSKSTFYKMKNGQNVTTDVLLRICNASDYDMDEIVEINDIKEEK
- a CDS encoding Txe/YoeB family addiction module toxin, whose protein sequence is MIKSWTDEAWEEFQYWAKNDKKVFKRILELIKDIDRNGYTGICKPEALKYDFSGYWSRRIDAGNRIVYKIEDGIIKIVQCGSHYGDK
- a CDS encoding type II toxin-antitoxin system RelE family toxin, whose translation is MGRTVKYKIIPTPHFVKNFSKLDEFVKKRIKIYLENIAEDPRSKGKMLKANRKGQWRYRIGDYRVIVNIQDENLVVLALEVGHRKNIYNS
- a CDS encoding Fic family protein is translated as MYITVKQAAEKWGISDRRVRILCFEGKIPGAYREGRAWKIPYDTTKPTDKRYKTTKSLILVLEKKLIDLKARRPLTEGELERLNEEFLTEYTYNSNAIEGNTLTLRETDMVLRGLTIDKKSLKEHLEVIGHKEAFEYVRKLVSENVEISEKVIKDIHYLVLADKKEDRGIYRRVPVRIMGAAHEPVQPYLIIPKMEELLEQYKNSKEDIVTKLARFHIEFEGIHPFIDGNGRTGRLLINLELMKEGYPPIDIKFTDRLKYYEAFDEYHTKHNVSAMSDLFSRYLNQRLDLYLSILDK
- a CDS encoding recombinase family protein; its protein translation is MRYGYARVSTREQDEARQIKALKNKGVQEIIIEKASGKNFIDRQEWQKLMAKVVVDDVIVVKSLDRLGRNNAEIKETFELLSKKQVYLEFIDNDILNTRKPITETDKLNQKLVQPIILHLLGYFAERERELIKERQTEAYAQLEVDSKGRKLSNKKINKDGSKKICGRPNKVENLTKKQKDIINRWILKAIKTSEAVQLTGLSRSTLFRIKKNVL
- a CDS encoding replication initiation protein, yielding MANEIVKFNNQFNNVALKGFTSQELNLLITIASKLKEKEGEKVTFDFFDLKKYIKLNKNETTKEFIKNVMNVNKKLLKINFTFYNQNKIIQFALFKSFVIDTDLQTLEVSVNDEFLFLLNELTSNFTRFELEEFVKFKSTYTKEFYRRMKQFRHTGVWKISIDDFNRLLGISESYKISDIDKRVFQPILSELGEKYNLKIIKKYSKKTGRGRSSVSGFEFHFKKENRRVVEQENLEEIKQAGFDIEKVREHKIKEKIQKEEKNRINKVSDFYLYRKVKMYDSFYEQYNYLEILAFNQKNDKLNVKIRNVDDGYVQDFTFDSFKNFENWFRKYAI
- a CDS encoding RepB family plasmid replication initiator protein: MNEIVKYRNELNKVALRNFKSKELDLFIAIISRMRDKEEEVTFSFDYLKNLI
- a CDS encoding type II toxin-antitoxin system RelE family toxin — protein: MEKKFYEVKFTESAEKDLKKLNKSNKAIAKLLKKWISENLIGTQNPKQRGKALTGNLKGLWRYRAGSYRIVVEIKNDILLILIIEISDRKATYKDKKRKTYKDGKIK
- a CDS encoding AAA family ATPase; this encodes MRRYGSIDEIAKEYALTNEQLLDYLLSNDIDVISDLDKIDLNNENIMAILDKINRNKKVNNHNNLTSLKSIEIKGLFGKYNYLINFRDDISIWVSENGIGKTTILNIIVAILTGDQNILMDINFKKVIVNISGKSYQIDREQYFQVNSNDNRYSKRIEALLEELSMSVPRSYSIKLRNDFARKKYIDLEFIEELSYRFFNNDIDLIKDKKIMYILHELKELQYKDLSRTLYKIKEALKEDILFYPTYRRVEVGLDKVFLNRRDEYNRYELSPKYMGFGMNDVKNRISNVLNKMRKDANTAYIEMNANIISELLKKNVSYYLGKYNPIDLHKVDVIIKRIGEERIDNIDSLKSFLDKSSRGKTIPNIEFLSYYLQKLVKIYDAQKPLDSKLRKFSDVCTKYLSGKKIIYDETLLTMNIYDCNDEKIDFEDLSSGEKQVISIFSKVYLDIVTPCIFIIDEPEISLSVEWQKEFLKDIFNSEKIGLMIATTHSPFIFKNEYRKFVIELDKYKEV